A DNA window from Chryseobacterium sp. MEBOG06 contains the following coding sequences:
- a CDS encoding DUF58 domain-containing protein, protein MKNLYINTRFFLTLIGVGALYVLAFFFPAFMWGAHIVLLICFLALMVDYLLLFNQKNALQAQRILPEKLSNGDENFVKIDIKNNYSFKIDAKVIDEIPFQFQKRDFLIEKHIDSGANTFFQYTLEPKERGEYHFGGLHIYASSALGFVSKRYTFQKDAALASYPSFIHLRKYELMALQSEFLMGGIKRIRKLGHTMEFEQIKDYVPGDDIRTINWKATSKANRLMVNQFQDERSQRIFILIDKGRTMKMPFNGLSLLDYSINAAMALSHIILRKGDRAGMMTFSKKAENKIAADNKSGQLKKISEALYNIKTDFFESDFNRLYQDIKYSINQRSLILLFTNFETLDGLNRQLKYLRGIAKNHLLVVVFFKNSELQTLTSNNPENMQEIYDEIVAEKFEFEKKLIIQELRKYGIYTVYTLPENLNIDVINKYLEIKARGIL, encoded by the coding sequence TCTTGTTAATATGCTTTCTTGCCCTGATGGTGGATTATCTTTTGCTTTTTAATCAAAAAAATGCCCTGCAGGCTCAGAGAATTTTACCGGAAAAACTTTCCAACGGTGATGAAAATTTTGTAAAGATTGATATTAAAAATAATTACAGTTTTAAAATCGATGCTAAGGTCATTGATGAAATCCCTTTCCAGTTTCAAAAAAGAGATTTTTTAATAGAGAAGCATATAGATTCCGGGGCCAATACTTTTTTTCAATATACATTAGAACCTAAAGAGAGGGGAGAATACCATTTTGGAGGATTGCATATCTATGCCTCGTCAGCCTTAGGATTTGTTTCAAAGAGATATACTTTTCAGAAAGATGCTGCACTGGCTTCCTATCCATCTTTCATTCACCTCAGAAAATATGAGCTGATGGCGCTGCAAAGCGAATTTTTGATGGGTGGAATCAAAAGAATCCGAAAATTGGGTCATACCATGGAGTTTGAGCAGATCAAAGACTATGTTCCCGGAGATGATATCCGTACAATCAACTGGAAAGCAACTTCTAAAGCGAACAGATTAATGGTCAACCAATTCCAGGATGAGAGATCACAACGTATTTTTATCCTGATTGATAAAGGGCGAACCATGAAAATGCCTTTCAATGGATTAAGCCTTCTGGATTACTCCATCAATGCTGCTATGGCATTATCACATATTATCCTTCGCAAAGGAGACCGTGCAGGCATGATGACATTTTCAAAAAAAGCAGAAAATAAAATTGCAGCTGATAACAAATCCGGACAGCTGAAAAAAATATCAGAAGCCCTGTATAATATTAAGACCGATTTTTTTGAAAGTGATTTTAACCGTTTGTATCAGGATATAAAATATTCTATCAATCAGAGAAGCTTAATTCTTCTTTTTACAAATTTCGAAACACTGGACGGGCTGAACCGACAGCTTAAATACCTTCGTGGGATTGCTAAAAACCATTTGCTGGTAGTGGTATTTTTCAAAAATTCTGAATTGCAGACCCTGACCAGCAATAATCCTGAAAATATGCAGGAAATATATGACGAGATTGTGGCTGAAAAATTCGAATTTGAAAAGAAACTGATCATTCAGGAACTTCGTAAATATGGAATTTACACTGTATATACACTTCCTGAAAACTTGAATATTGACGTTATCAATAAATATTTGGAGATAAAAGCGAGAGGAATTTTATAA
- a CDS encoding OsmC family protein produces the protein MKITLNRINDDFLFECTNAQGNSILLDNTSQPGAKGVSPMESVLMAVAGCSGIDVVSILKKQRQDIKGFQAEVEGERIQVDDAKPFKSIKVKFLLEGEIDPKKALKAAELSFEKYCSVSKTLEPNVEIGYEVYVNGEKI, from the coding sequence ATGAAAATAACACTTAACAGAATAAACGACGACTTTTTATTTGAATGTACCAATGCTCAGGGAAACTCTATCCTTCTGGATAACACTTCTCAACCGGGAGCAAAAGGAGTTTCTCCAATGGAAAGTGTTTTGATGGCAGTAGCAGGATGCAGCGGGATTGACGTAGTCTCTATTTTAAAGAAACAGCGCCAGGACATTAAAGGCTTTCAGGCAGAAGTAGAAGGAGAGAGAATTCAGGTAGATGATGCAAAACCTTTTAAATCCATTAAAGTTAAATTTCTTTTAGAAGGGGAAATAGATCCTAAAAAAGCGTTGAAGGCTGCCGAACTGTCTTTTGAAAAATATTGTTCCGTATCAAAAACCTTAGAACCGAATGTTGAAATCGGGTATGAAGTATATGTGAATGGAGAAAAAATTTAA
- a CDS encoding MGH1-like glycoside hydrolase domain-containing protein gives MTAEKERLQDTKWKNWGPYVSNRQWGNVREDYSTNGNAWNHTNHNNAESYAYRWGEEGIAGISDVKQLFCFAFSFWNKRDKIVKERFFGLSNPQGNHGEDIKEIFYYLDNTPTHSYMKMVYKYPIGEFPYDDLVTENGRRSKKDPEYEIFDTGIFDNDEYFDIFIEYCKADHNDILARVTICNRSQHDAPIVVIPTAWFRNNWKWGYNTYKGALNADSHDGSINIGHDSISIKKIYSKNGNAQSVFCENETNTSKLYGAPLAENSYFKDGINNFLIHQTNTVNPEKRGSKASFLIDEMIEAGQSKVFEFRLCPVETNEPFAGFDEIFEIRKTEAEDFYTEVQYDTVNEDEKNVQRQAFAGLLWNKQFYHYNVGKWLKGDPNFEAPRNFNDYVRNTEWNHLHNKDIISMPDKWEYPWYATWDLAFHCVPFSIIDAEFAKGQLLLLTKEWYMHPNGQLPAYEWNMSDVNPPVHAWSCFRVFKIDEKNNGKPDLLFLEKVFQKLLLNFTWWVNRKDKNGKNIFGGGFLGLDNIGAFDRNMELKDGQHLEQADGTSWMAMYALNMMRIAMELAQYYQVYEDMAIKFFEHYLYIAEAMENLGEGTKGLWNEEDGFFYDVLQLGNGDSVSLKLRSIVGLIPLFAVEIVDHRLLEKMPNFKTRMEWILKNKPELTKLVSHWDEEGQGRKHLMSILRKNRLTKVLTRMLDEKEFLSTYGIRAMSKVYEENPFIFSVHGAENVVYYTPAESDSRMFGGNSNWRGPIWFPINFLIVESLQRFHYYYGNSLKVELPTGSGDKRNLDEVAQNISKRLCSIFLKDEHGQRAFNGGNPKFNYDEHFRDYITFFEYFHGDNGRGVGASHQTGWTATVAKLIKPKLNF, from the coding sequence ATGACTGCCGAAAAGGAAAGATTGCAAGATACCAAATGGAAAAACTGGGGACCTTATGTAAGCAACCGGCAATGGGGCAATGTACGTGAAGACTACAGTACCAACGGAAATGCATGGAACCATACCAATCACAATAATGCGGAGAGCTACGCTTACCGATGGGGCGAGGAAGGTATTGCAGGAATTTCTGATGTTAAACAGCTTTTCTGCTTTGCTTTTTCATTCTGGAATAAGAGGGACAAAATTGTAAAAGAACGCTTCTTTGGATTGAGCAATCCACAGGGGAATCACGGTGAAGATATTAAGGAGATTTTTTATTATCTGGATAACACTCCCACTCATAGCTATATGAAAATGGTGTACAAGTACCCTATCGGAGAGTTTCCTTATGATGATCTTGTTACAGAAAATGGAAGGCGTAGCAAGAAAGACCCGGAGTATGAGATTTTTGACACAGGAATTTTTGATAATGATGAGTATTTTGATATTTTTATTGAATACTGTAAAGCAGATCACAACGATATTCTGGCCAGAGTTACTATCTGCAACAGAAGCCAGCATGATGCACCCATTGTCGTAATACCGACCGCCTGGTTCAGAAATAACTGGAAATGGGGCTACAATACTTATAAGGGAGCACTGAATGCGGATTCTCATGACGGAAGCATTAATATTGGGCATGACAGTATTTCAATCAAAAAAATATACTCGAAGAATGGAAATGCACAAAGTGTATTTTGTGAGAATGAGACCAATACTTCAAAGCTTTATGGAGCTCCTTTGGCTGAAAATAGTTATTTCAAAGATGGAATCAATAATTTTCTTATTCATCAGACCAATACGGTAAATCCGGAAAAAAGAGGAAGTAAAGCTTCTTTTCTGATTGATGAAATGATTGAGGCAGGCCAGTCTAAAGTTTTTGAATTCAGATTATGTCCAGTCGAAACAAATGAACCTTTTGCTGGGTTTGATGAAATCTTCGAGATCAGAAAAACGGAAGCTGAAGATTTTTACACCGAGGTTCAGTATGATACTGTAAACGAAGATGAGAAGAATGTACAAAGACAGGCTTTTGCCGGACTTCTTTGGAATAAACAATTCTATCACTATAATGTCGGAAAGTGGCTGAAAGGGGATCCAAATTTTGAGGCTCCAAGGAATTTTAATGACTATGTAAGAAATACGGAATGGAATCATCTTCACAATAAGGATATTATTTCCATGCCTGACAAATGGGAATATCCCTGGTATGCTACGTGGGACCTGGCATTTCACTGTGTTCCTTTTTCTATTATTGATGCAGAGTTTGCCAAAGGGCAGCTTTTATTACTGACTAAAGAATGGTATATGCATCCTAACGGACAGCTGCCGGCGTATGAATGGAATATGAGTGATGTGAATCCTCCGGTACATGCATGGTCCTGCTTCCGTGTTTTTAAAATTGATGAAAAAAACAATGGTAAACCTGATTTATTATTCTTAGAGAAAGTTTTCCAGAAGCTTCTTCTTAATTTTACCTGGTGGGTGAATCGTAAGGATAAGAACGGTAAAAATATTTTCGGAGGCGGTTTCCTCGGGCTTGATAACATCGGTGCTTTTGACCGGAATATGGAGTTAAAAGACGGACAGCATCTTGAACAGGCTGACGGAACAAGCTGGATGGCAATGTATGCATTAAATATGATGCGAATTGCGATGGAACTGGCTCAATATTACCAGGTATATGAAGATATGGCGATCAAATTTTTTGAACATTATCTTTATATCGCTGAAGCGATGGAAAATCTGGGAGAAGGAACAAAAGGTTTATGGAACGAGGAGGACGGATTCTTTTATGATGTTCTGCAGCTGGGAAATGGCGACAGTGTTTCTTTGAAATTACGAAGTATTGTCGGTTTAATTCCCTTATTCGCAGTAGAGATTGTAGATCACAGATTACTGGAAAAGATGCCTAATTTCAAAACCCGAATGGAATGGATCTTAAAAAATAAACCGGAGCTTACCAAGCTTGTTTCTCATTGGGATGAGGAGGGGCAAGGCAGAAAGCATCTGATGAGTATCCTTCGAAAAAACAGACTGACTAAGGTTCTCACCAGAATGCTTGATGAAAAAGAGTTTCTAAGTACTTATGGAATCCGGGCTATGTCTAAAGTATATGAAGAAAATCCCTTCATATTCTCTGTTCATGGGGCTGAAAATGTAGTGTACTATACTCCTGCAGAGAGTGACAGCAGGATGTTTGGAGGAAACAGTAACTGGCGTGGCCCGATCTGGTTTCCTATCAATTTCCTGATTGTAGAAAGTTTGCAGCGCTTCCATTATTATTATGGAAACAGCTTAAAGGTAGAACTTCCAACCGGAAGCGGCGATAAGAGAAACCTGGATGAGGTTGCTCAAAACATAAGTAAAAGGCTTTGCTCTATATTTTTAAAAGATGAACATGGGCAACGGGCTTTTAATGGTGGAAATCCAAAGTTTAATTACGATGAGCATTTCAGAGATTATATTACTTTCTTTGAATATTTCCATGGAGATAACGGACGGGGTGTAGGAGCTTCCCACCAAACGGGATGGACTGCTACTGTAGCAAAACTGATAAAACCAAAACTCAATTTTTAA
- a CDS encoding alpha/beta fold hydrolase — MKTELNYINLSYQTNSKKEYHISLSYQLFGKDLFTAPIILINHALTGNSAVSGEKGWWQQLVGENQIVDTNKYTVLCFNIPGNGYDNFLIEDYEDFTPSDIAGLFLKGLEALKIKNLYAIIGGSLGGGIAWEMLAKQPALADIFIPIACDYKTHDWLHAQCMVQKFLLNDKDEPLQKARIHAMLCYRTPQSLNDRFQNKYNQEKQRLESEDWLVYHGNALNERFSLKAYRLMNHLLMNINANEAALEKIEARMHMISVDTDLFFPASEIRMCFEKLKEKNKNVSYHEIQSIHGHDAFLMEYQQLNNIIKNILYSNEKG, encoded by the coding sequence TTGAAAACAGAACTAAACTATATTAATCTTTCGTATCAAACGAATTCCAAAAAGGAATATCATATCTCGTTAAGCTATCAGCTTTTCGGGAAAGACCTGTTTACAGCTCCCATCATCCTGATCAATCATGCCCTTACCGGAAACTCTGCAGTTTCAGGTGAAAAAGGCTGGTGGCAGCAGTTGGTAGGCGAAAACCAGATCGTTGATACCAATAAATACACAGTTCTTTGTTTTAATATACCCGGAAACGGTTACGATAACTTTTTAATTGAAGATTATGAAGATTTCACCCCTTCAGATATAGCCGGTCTATTTCTGAAAGGTCTTGAAGCTTTAAAGATCAAAAACTTATATGCCATTATTGGAGGCTCTCTGGGAGGAGGCATTGCATGGGAAATGCTTGCAAAACAACCTGCACTTGCAGATATTTTTATCCCTATAGCTTGTGATTACAAAACTCACGACTGGCTTCATGCCCAATGTATGGTTCAGAAATTTTTATTGAATGATAAAGATGAACCTTTACAAAAGGCAAGAATCCATGCCATGTTATGCTACAGAACTCCACAATCGCTCAATGATAGATTTCAAAATAAATACAATCAGGAGAAACAGCGCTTAGAATCCGAAGACTGGCTGGTTTATCACGGTAATGCGCTAAACGAAAGATTTAGTTTAAAAGCATACAGGCTGATGAATCATCTTTTGATGAATATTAACGCAAATGAAGCCGCTCTGGAGAAGATAGAAGCACGAATGCACATGATCTCCGTAGATACAGACTTATTCTTTCCAGCCTCTGAAATCCGAATGTGCTTTGAAAAGCTGAAAGAGAAAAATAAGAATGTCTCTTATCATGAGATCCAATCAATACACGGGCACGATGCCTTCCTAATGGAATATCAACAATTAAATAATATCATAAAAAACATTTTATACAGTAATGAAAAAGGTTAA
- a CDS encoding ACT domain-containing protein: protein MKKVNEIKFLKNRSIIKFEGEDFSGEIGIDGRIFKALTLARISVGVISQQAIENGISILVQEVDAEKAVACLIDEFESERKSGKVSQIYSINNVSVIGFVAEDFNKVLAELARNNVFPLLLNQIAGENRVNIVVTSSQDEKTKNIIESEIFKKPKTVHLAIIGHGNVGKTLINQVLESSDEIKRRKNIDLKVVAVANSRKIAFNKKGFESNWSDEVLTAEHPSKVEELINFSNENQLENLIVVDNTASKDFVKNYHTLAENGFDLVSSNKIFNTLPIEEYRKLRYTLNKKNRRYLYETNVGAGLPLIDTIKLLHLSGENITRIKGVFSGTLSYVFNNFSLRNDKFSTIINEALEKGYTEPDPREDLSGNDVARKLLILARELDLINEFSDINIQNLVPESLLEVSKSEFLTRLEELDEEYQKIKENQEPGHVLRYVGDLHGDLQKEKGELDVKLISVPATSALGQLKGSDSIFEIYTESYGENPIVIMGAGAGALVTARGVFGDILRLSETK from the coding sequence ATGAAAAAGGTTAACGAAATAAAGTTTTTAAAGAACAGATCAATCATCAAATTTGAAGGAGAAGATTTCTCAGGCGAAATCGGAATTGACGGGCGTATTTTTAAAGCGCTTACTTTAGCGCGTATCAGTGTAGGAGTAATTTCCCAGCAAGCGATAGAAAACGGAATCTCAATATTGGTTCAGGAAGTGGATGCGGAAAAAGCAGTAGCTTGTCTTATTGACGAATTCGAATCAGAAAGAAAATCAGGAAAAGTATCACAGATTTATAGCATCAACAATGTTTCTGTAATAGGTTTCGTCGCAGAAGATTTTAATAAAGTTCTTGCAGAATTGGCCAGAAATAATGTCTTTCCGTTGCTGTTAAACCAGATAGCAGGGGAAAACAGAGTCAATATAGTTGTTACCTCTTCACAAGATGAAAAAACTAAAAATATTATAGAATCTGAAATTTTCAAAAAGCCTAAAACCGTTCATTTGGCTATTATTGGCCATGGAAATGTAGGGAAAACTTTGATCAATCAGGTATTAGAATCTTCTGATGAGATCAAAAGACGTAAAAATATAGACCTTAAGGTAGTGGCTGTAGCTAACTCCAGAAAAATAGCATTCAACAAAAAAGGATTTGAATCTAACTGGAGTGATGAGGTGCTTACAGCAGAACATCCGTCAAAAGTTGAAGAGCTGATTAATTTCTCCAACGAAAATCAACTGGAAAACCTGATCGTTGTTGACAATACAGCAAGTAAAGATTTTGTCAAAAACTACCATACGCTGGCAGAAAACGGCTTTGACCTTGTTTCTTCCAATAAAATTTTCAATACACTGCCTATCGAAGAATACCGCAAGTTGAGATATACTTTGAATAAAAAGAACAGACGTTACCTCTATGAAACCAATGTAGGAGCAGGTCTTCCATTAATTGATACAATCAAATTATTACACCTTTCAGGAGAAAATATTACAAGAATTAAAGGAGTTTTCTCTGGAACATTGAGCTATGTTTTCAATAATTTTTCTTTGAGAAACGATAAATTTTCAACCATTATCAATGAAGCGTTAGAAAAAGGCTATACCGAACCGGATCCAAGAGAAGATTTATCAGGAAATGATGTGGCAAGAAAATTATTGATCCTGGCAAGAGAATTAGACTTAATCAATGAATTCTCAGATATTAATATCCAGAACCTTGTTCCTGAAAGCTTACTTGAAGTTTCAAAATCAGAGTTCCTTACAAGGCTGGAAGAATTAGACGAAGAATATCAAAAAATCAAAGAAAATCAGGAGCCGGGTCATGTATTGAGATATGTAGGTGATTTGCATGGTGATCTTCAGAAAGAGAAAGGAGAATTGGATGTAAAATTGATTTCTGTTCCTGCAACTTCAGCATTAGGACAATTGAAAGGTTCAGATTCCATCTTTGAAATTTATACAGAAAGCTACGGTGAAAACCCAATCGTTATCATGGGAGCCGGAGCTGGAGCACTGGTAACAGCAAGAGGTGTTTTTGGAGATATTTTAAGACTAAGTGAAACGAAATAA
- a CDS encoding O-succinylhomoserine sulfhydrylase, whose protein sequence is MENFETSAIRTQTERTQFDEHSTPLYLTSSFIFQDAEDMRASFAEEKSKNLYSRFSNPNVTEFTEKIAKMEGAEAGYAFATGMAAIYSTFAALLNAGDHIVSCQSVFGSTHTLFTKYFPKWNIETTYFKAEDAQNVEQYIKPNTKILYLETPTNPAIEILDLEFFGQIAKKHNLIFIVDNCFATPYLQQPIKYGADVVVHSATKLIDGQGRVLGGIAVGKEDLIREIYLFARNTGPALSPFNAWVLSKSLETLAIRVEKHCENALKVAEFLESHPNVELVKYPFLKSHPSYEVAKKQMKLGGNIVAFEIKGGIEGGRNFLDKIQMCSLSANLGDTRTIVTHPASTTHSKLSDEERNEVGITAGLVRCSVGLENVDDIIADLKQALD, encoded by the coding sequence ATGGAAAATTTTGAAACATCAGCAATAAGAACGCAGACAGAAAGAACTCAGTTTGATGAGCACTCCACACCATTATATCTTACATCCAGCTTTATCTTTCAGGATGCAGAAGATATGAGAGCCAGCTTTGCCGAAGAAAAATCTAAAAACCTGTACAGCCGGTTTTCCAATCCTAATGTAACAGAGTTTACAGAGAAAATTGCAAAAATGGAAGGTGCAGAGGCTGGTTATGCATTTGCAACCGGAATGGCAGCAATTTATTCTACATTTGCTGCATTATTAAATGCCGGAGATCATATTGTAAGCTGCCAGTCGGTTTTCGGGTCTACTCATACTTTATTCACAAAGTATTTCCCGAAATGGAATATTGAAACCACTTATTTCAAAGCAGAAGATGCACAGAATGTAGAACAGTATATTAAACCGAATACAAAAATTTTATACCTTGAAACTCCTACCAATCCCGCTATTGAAATTCTGGATCTTGAGTTTTTCGGACAGATTGCGAAAAAACATAATCTTATTTTTATTGTAGATAACTGTTTTGCAACACCTTATCTTCAACAGCCAATCAAATATGGTGCAGATGTTGTGGTACATTCTGCAACGAAGCTGATTGACGGGCAAGGAAGAGTTCTGGGAGGAATAGCAGTAGGAAAAGAAGACCTGATCAGGGAAATTTATCTATTTGCAAGAAATACAGGACCTGCATTATCTCCTTTTAATGCCTGGGTATTATCAAAAAGTTTGGAAACGTTGGCAATCCGTGTAGAAAAGCATTGTGAAAATGCGTTGAAGGTAGCTGAGTTTTTAGAGAGCCATCCGAATGTAGAACTTGTAAAATATCCATTCCTGAAATCTCATCCAAGTTATGAAGTAGCCAAAAAGCAGATGAAGCTTGGAGGAAATATTGTTGCCTTTGAAATCAAAGGTGGAATAGAAGGTGGTAGAAACTTTCTGGATAAGATACAAATGTGTTCACTTTCTGCCAATTTAGGTGATACAAGAACGATCGTTACGCACCCGGCGTCCACTACCCATTCCAAACTTTCAGATGAAGAAAGAAATGAAGTAGGTATTACTGCAGGACTTGTACGTTGTTCAGTAGGATTGGAAAATGTGGATGATATCATTGCAGACCTTAAACAGGCTTTAGATTAA
- a CDS encoding homocysteine S-methyltransferase family protein — translation MKNSEPLYKALTERILILDGAMGTMLQRYKFEEEDYRGERFKDWEHPVKGNNDLLSLTQPYAIEEVHKKYLEAGADIIETNTFSGTTIAMADYHMEDLVYELNYESAKIARKACDEYTAKNPDKPRFVAGSIGPTNRTASLSPDVNDPGYRAITFEELRVAYRQQCEALLDGGSDILLVETIFDTLNAKAALFAIDELQEERGIEIPIMVSGTITDASGRTLSGQTAEAFLISVSHLNLLSVGFNCALGADQLTPYLETLAHNSEFYISAYPNAGLPNAFGKYDETPEDMARQIKEYTEKGLINIIGGCCGTTPEHIKAIADLVENYPPRKLKEF, via the coding sequence ATGAAAAATTCAGAACCATTATATAAAGCTTTAACGGAAAGAATTTTAATCCTCGACGGCGCAATGGGGACAATGCTTCAGCGTTATAAATTTGAAGAAGAAGACTACCGAGGAGAACGTTTCAAAGACTGGGAACATCCTGTAAAAGGAAACAATGACCTGCTTTCTCTGACACAGCCTTACGCAATAGAAGAAGTTCACAAAAAATATCTGGAAGCAGGAGCTGATATCATTGAGACCAATACGTTTTCAGGAACAACAATTGCCATGGCAGACTATCACATGGAGGATCTCGTGTATGAACTGAACTATGAGTCCGCAAAAATTGCCAGAAAAGCTTGTGATGAATACACTGCGAAAAATCCGGATAAACCGAGATTTGTTGCCGGATCTATCGGTCCAACCAACAGAACGGCAAGTTTAAGCCCTGATGTGAATGATCCGGGCTATAGAGCCATCACTTTTGAAGAATTGCGGGTAGCTTATAGACAACAATGTGAAGCTTTGCTGGATGGAGGATCAGATATTCTTTTGGTAGAGACCATTTTTGACACACTGAATGCTAAGGCAGCTTTGTTTGCCATTGACGAATTGCAGGAAGAAAGAGGTATTGAAATTCCCATTATGGTGTCCGGAACGATTACCGATGCATCAGGAAGAACCTTGAGCGGTCAGACTGCTGAGGCATTTTTGATCTCTGTATCCCACCTGAATTTGCTAAGTGTAGGATTCAACTGTGCATTAGGAGCAGATCAGCTTACTCCTTATCTCGAAACATTGGCTCATAACTCAGAATTCTATATTTCAGCTTATCCTAACGCAGGTCTGCCAAATGCTTTTGGAAAGTATGATGAAACACCGGAAGATATGGCAAGACAGATTAAAGAATATACAGAAAAAGGATTGATTAATATTATCGGAGGATGTTGTGGTACTACACCGGAACATATAAAAGCGATTGCTGATTTGGTAGAAAATTATCCACCAAGAAAATTGAAGGAATTTTAG
- a CDS encoding fatty acid desaturase family protein encodes MEKPVYLKDSDDARLFNELRKKVNQRVQAIPENRDIYIQIKAIILPLIYVSLYFVAVLNAEKHWIYILSFIAMGIFLVLIYLNLIHEAAHHNIYKSRRLNEMVLHIFDFVGANSYIWKKRHIASHHAYPNVDGWDTDIEQSGLLLIVPWIKAKGIQKYQDKFFFLVYPLYLFNWMFIRDFRDFFDKERVILKTQGRIPVREKVKMISYKLFYFFYQIVIPVVFFKVSVGLALGAWFLQVISASIFALFVLLPLHPLPDNAFPRLDQKNGLPFSWLRHQLEVTNDLKENNWLVRNVLGNFNFHVAHHLFPNYSYMYYNEITEEIEGFAREHGLAYKRFPLFAALGKHRDLLRKNANNAYYILEE; translated from the coding sequence ATGGAAAAGCCGGTTTATTTAAAAGATTCAGATGATGCCCGATTGTTTAATGAACTCAGAAAGAAAGTGAACCAAAGGGTACAAGCAATTCCTGAGAACAGGGATATCTACATTCAGATCAAAGCTATTATACTGCCGCTGATCTATGTGAGTTTATACTTCGTTGCTGTTCTTAATGCTGAAAAGCATTGGATTTATATTCTTAGTTTTATTGCAATGGGAATTTTTTTGGTTTTGATTTATTTAAACCTGATTCATGAAGCCGCCCATCATAATATATACAAAAGTAGAAGGTTGAATGAGATGGTATTGCACATTTTTGATTTTGTGGGAGCCAATTCCTATATCTGGAAAAAAAGACATATAGCAAGCCATCATGCTTATCCCAATGTAGATGGATGGGATACAGATATTGAACAGAGCGGGCTGCTTTTAATAGTTCCATGGATAAAAGCTAAAGGGATTCAGAAATATCAGGATAAGTTCTTCTTTTTAGTATATCCGTTGTATTTATTCAACTGGATGTTTATAAGAGACTTTAGAGACTTTTTTGATAAGGAAAGAGTGATTTTGAAAACCCAGGGAAGAATACCTGTTAGAGAAAAAGTAAAAATGATCAGTTATAAGTTATTCTACTTTTTTTATCAGATTGTGATTCCTGTTGTGTTCTTTAAAGTATCCGTTGGTCTGGCACTGGGAGCATGGTTTTTACAGGTAATCTCAGCAAGTATTTTTGCTTTGTTTGTTTTATTACCCTTGCATCCGCTTCCTGATAATGCTTTTCCAAGACTGGATCAGAAAAACGGACTTCCGTTTAGTTGGCTTCGCCATCAGCTGGAAGTGACTAATGATTTAAAAGAAAATAACTGGCTGGTAAGAAACGTATTGGGGAATTTTAATTTTCATGTTGCCCATCATCTGTTTCCGAACTACAGCTATATGTATTACAATGAGATCACAGAAGAGATTGAAGGCTTTGCCAGAGAACATGGTTTAGCTTATAAAAGATTTCCACTGTTTGCCGCTTTAGGTAAGCATAGAGATTTATTAAGGAAGAATGCAAATAACGCCTACTATATTTTAGAAGAATAA